The Candidatus Nezhaarchaeales archaeon nucleotide sequence GTGCCAGGAAAACATAGCTCAGGTGGCCAATCGGCACGTAGGTTTGAACGAGTTATTGAGCAATTAGCCCACGAGTTCTATAAGAGGATCGGCGAATACTCTAAGAAGTTGTTTGGCCAAATTCGCGACCTTAAGGGTCTGCTCATTGGAGGACCTGGACCAACAAAGAATACCTTCCTAGAAGGCGAATACTTACCAGTTGATTTAAAGAATAAAGTGGTAGGGGTTATCGATGTAGGCTACACAGGTGAGGAAGGTATTTATGAACTGGTTAAACGTGGAAGGGATGTTTTAAGGGACCTTAGGTATGTTAGGGAAAAAGAGATTCTTACCGATTTCCTATACCATGTGGCTAAAAAGCCTGAACTAACTTCTTACGGTTACCTGGAGGTACTTGATCTGCTGAATAAGGGCATGATCAAGACCCTGTTCCTTTCAGAGGATGCAAACATCATATACGTATCAGTGCGATGCTCCTCCTGTGGATGGCATAAAGAAGCCGTGGTTAAGCGCCAAGATTACAATAGCCACCTTGAAAGCGTTAAGAACTGCCCCCTCTGTGGAGGTACAACAATAATATCAAGTCAAGACGCGTTAGAGTACTTCATAGAGCTAGGTGAAAAAACCGGAGCACAGGTAGAGGTAATATCAACTGAAACCGAGGAGGGGCAAGCGTTAAAAGAATCGTTCGGCGGTGTTGCCGCAATCCTTAGGTGGACTCTAAGCAAAACTTTAGAACGTCCATATAACCCGTGAACTTGAAAGAAAGAAGCCTTCAGGTTTAACCTGGTGTTAACGCTTTTCGGGTCTTGAAGTGATAATTTATAAATCCCCCCGCAGATCGGCCCTATGGTGCTCGTAATTGATTGAGCGCGACGAAATGCAAGAAGTAGCTAGATCGTATAAGGAACCAAAACTTCTAATCCTAGGTTCGCATTCGGCGTTAGATGCGTGGCAAGGAGCTAGAAATTACGGTTTAAAAAGTATAATTTACGTAACTAAAGATAGGGCCCGTATATACCTACATAACCCCATGGTAGGGAAGCCAGGAGAGTTCATTGAGGACTTACCAATGTTGACGAGGAGAGATTTAGTGGTCGTAGAGGATCCAGCCTCTTTACTGAAAAAGGGTGATAATTGGAGAAGCGCAATCTTAATACTTGACAGCTACGCTGACATTGTTAAGTACGTCGACGAGCTTGTAGAGCTTCAATGCATCCAAATACCCAATAGGGCTTTTACCGTTTACGTAGGTGGTGATGAACACTGCAGCGTTATAGAGAAGGAATATAGCGTTCCGATAATGGGTTCACGAAAGCTGCTTAAAATAGAGAATAGAGGTGAGGTTGAGAGAGACTACTACTGGTACGCCAAGGCCGCTGGATTACCATACCCTAAATCTTTCGACTTCGAGCTAACCAATAACGGTATAAAGTTTAAAGAGAGGATTAATCAGCCCTTAATACTAAAAACCGAGCATGCCTATAGAAGATATGAGCGTTGCTTCATTTTTGCTGCTAACTCCGAGGACTTAGAGGAAAAGGTGCGAAGAGAGCTAGAAATGGGACACTTAAACATAGAAGGGCTGAAAATAGCAAGAGTTGAAGAATACATACCAGGGCCTCACGCTAACTTCAACTTCTTCTATTCACCTCTAAATGCTATGGAAAGCTGGGGCGATGCTGAGGTTTACTACTCAAAGCTCCATGGTTACTCGCTAAAGGAGGCTAGGATCTATTTGGCAAACGAGCTCCTCTCCATAGATGAACGACGTGAAACAACGCACGACGGCGTAATTAGGCTTCCAGCCGATGTCCAGTTAAAAGTAAACTGGGGAAAAACGCCTTACCCATTAACGTTTGAGGTAACCTTTCACGGTGATATATCGATAAGGGAATCACTGCTTAAAGATATTCACATTGTTGCTAATGCTTTCCTTAGAGCCACCCAGATATATGAGCCTCCAGGGATAATAGGCGCTTGGTGCTTGCAAACTATAATGACGTGGACTAAAATACCTAAGGTTAAGGTTTACGAGAACGTTAGTGTTGGTCTATACGATGTTCCGGATGGAGCGGACATTTACATGCATGTACCAGTTACACAAGATGTTGCTTTAAGGCATGGCGGCGGTACCAATACCCACCTAGGGATAGGATCTAAGTACGCGAATGCTAAGTACCAACGCCGCATAAGCATGGGGGATCGCATAGCCCTAGAGGTTTCTAGGGCTATTAAAAAGGGCATGCTTAGCGAGATAGTTACTTAAGTTTCATCAACTTACCCTACAATGTTGATGATGAAAGCAAGCTTAATTATTACAGGACCTATTACAAGATCTTGACGAGGCTTGACCAGTCAATTTAGGTGGTGGAGTTTTGCGTCGGCCTCGTAAAAAAGATGAACTCTATTCTGGAGGACAAAGCATGAAGAAGCGTTAGAACAGTTCAAAGAAAAATTCAACACTAAATTTAGCGGGCTGGAGATGAAGATTAAGACTTACGTCGAGCTCTAAAGCCCTTCTAACACTCATAGTTTTCACGCTTCGTTGCTATTGATATCAAACAAGCAATTTTACCCCAGCTAATATTGGTAAAAACCATAAACCATTTAAGCCCTTAACCTTTCATCTTAATGAGGCACCTTGAAATCAATAGTTATTAAAATAGGCGGACACATACTTTCTTCTACCGCTTTTGAACGTCTTTTACACGAATATAATAACATCATTAGGGAGTTAATTAGTAAAGGTTTTAAGGCCTACATCGTGGTTGGTGGCGGTGAATACGCTCGTCGCCTTATAAGTGTAGCGAGATCTCTGGGTGCAACTGAAGCATTTTGCGATGAAATAGGTATTTGGGTTTCAAGGTTAAACGCAAACTTAATGGTCGCCGCCCTCAAGGATTTAGCATACCCTAGAGTTCCGCAAAGCTACGAAGAGTTAAAGGATCTAATAACTAGACCGGAAAAGGTTATTGTGTGTGGAGGCCTGCAACCAGGGCAATCAACGACGGCTGTTGCTGCCCTAATATCAGAGTTAACATCTTCCCCCCTCATTATAGCTACTGATGTAGATGGCGTTTACTCTAGTGATCCAAAGCTAGACCCTACTGCTAAAAGAATAGAGGAATTAAGCTATCAGGATTTAGCTCAACTCCTATATCATGGTGCAGCCTTAGCTGGAACATTCAAGCTCTTTGACCAGGTTTCATTAAAGATTATAGAGCGTAGCCGTATAGTTGTTCAAGTTGTGAACGGAGGGGTGCCTCAAAACGTATTACGTGCAGCATTAGGGATGCGAGTAGGATCAATAATTAAACCTACCAAAAACTAACTGCCTACGTCATTCTCATTCGGATCTCACGTAACTTCTCGTAGAAGTCCCTTCTGTAGGCATGAAGCCGTAAGAAGGTAGCCGGTTGAGGGGATTTAAAAATATTAACAGTTTCCTTAACTCCAACGTTTAAGAAGCTATAACCATCAACTATTATATTCGCAGGGGGGCTGGGTTCTACTAGTTTTAATGATAACCTCTTGTTAATTGAAATTACGAAGGGCCTGAGGCTAAGGTTTAATGGGTTGATGGGCACCATTACGATGACGTCGAGATCGGGATCCACCACAGGTCCGTTCGCTGATAACGCGTACCCGGTTGCCCCAGTCGTCGTAGCGAATATCACACCGTCCAACCATCCTTCAAATATTAAGGTATTATCAGTAAGCACCTTAACACCAATAACTTTAGCGGGTCTGCTTGAAGTTATAAGCGCTTCATTTAAGGCGTCCGTAACCTTATCATTAACCGTGACTCTAAGCCGTGCTCTAACCTCTACTTGGTAATTACCCTTCAACACTTCTTCAATAGCTTGCAGCGCGTTTTCAGGCATTATATCGCTCAGAAATCCCGATCTACCAACTCTTATACCTAAAATCGGCCTTGAAGCTTTCGGTATATTTTTAAACGCTCTTAGCAGGGTTCCATCGCCACCGATCACAACTATGACATCTGCGTCCATCTCGTTTAAAGGCACAGCCTTTTCATGTAGCTTTAACACGTTAGCCGTCTCCTTCTCTACGCACCATTTCACACCTTTTTCATGTAGATATCTGAGAATGGTGTTCGCAATGTTTAAAGCTTCAGCTGAGTCCGTTCTTGAGACTAAACCGATGCTTGCTTGCCCCATAAGATAATCCCTACGTGAAGGGGTTAATACTACTTAGTGCGCACTACTCGCTTAATACCCATTACGTCCCAAACCTCAACTTCAATACCAGGGGTTAGGCGCTCCATTATACTTGCCTCTATAGCCTCTTTGGGCACCTCGTAAACCTCGTAAGAGGTTAAATCCATTAGTTGGATGGATGAAGGTAGAACTGATATGACTTGTGCTGTCCTCTTCTCTACTATGGGTTGATCCACCTTTTGGTCAGCGGGTACCACCATTGACCTTTTAACGTCGTCAAAAAGCCCTATTGCTATAACTCTAACCTTTGCACTGCCATGTTTGCCCGGTTTTGATTTCTCAGCCTCCACGACCTTGCAGGGTACGTTATCGATGATCACGTACGCTCCAGGTTTTAAAGTTCCAGCCTCAACGGGTCTTTTGGACAAGGCCTTCAAGCCCCACCTAATGTCTCTTAGTCTCTTTATATTCATTTCGTGGGGTTTGCCTATTTAACTTGATTGAGGTACCAGTGGGCAAATTTTTCAAGAGCTTTTTTGCGATGTGAAATCATATTCTTTCTTAAATAACCCATTTCAGCGTACGTCATACCTTCTCCCTCCTTAGGGATGAAGATGGGGTCAAAGCCCCACGATTCTCCTCGTTCACTATTACTGATCCAGCCTTCAGCCTCTCCAAGGAAACATAAAGGTTCATGCCCAGGCTTACAATAAGCAACAACGGACTTAAACACGGCGCTACGATCCTCTACGCCTTCTAGCAGCCTTAGTATCCCCTTATTACCTATAGTTTTGAACACGTAAGAGGAATAAGGACCAGGGAACCCGTTTAAGCTCTTTATAAAGAGACCTGCATCCTCGATTATGACAGGGCGTAAAATAAGTGAAGCGGCATACCTAGCGCCTTCGAGAGCTATTTCCTCAAGGCTATCTGATTGAACCTCCTTCCTCTTTACGTTAGCTACGCTAACCCTTATAGAGTACATCGCAAGTATCGCGCATACCTCGTCCACCTTTCTTCGGTTTAAGCTAACGAATACCAAATCGTTCACTTTTTCTCAAAAAGATTAATTAAACCCCTCATTTAACCTCTTTCATACGTTGGTGTAAACCGTGAAGAAAAGCAAGCGGAAGGGGAAATCACACTCGACAAGACCTCTCTCAAGCGATGCTAAAACCATTTGCACCATGAGTACGGACCAGATAGGAGGTTTAATCATGGAACTGGCGAAAAAGGGGTACCAGCCATCAATGATAGGTACCATCTTAAGAGATCAGTACGCGGTACCATCACTAAAGGAAATGATGGAGGTAAAGCTAACAAAATTTCTGCGAGAGAAGAACCTAGCTCCAATGCTACCTGAAGATCTAAGTAATCTAATCAAAAGGGCGTCCACCATAAGGCGCCACCTCGAGGAACACCCTAAAGATAAGTCTTCACAAAGAGGTCTTCAATTAACTGAATCCAAAATTCATAGGCTTATTAAATACTACAAAAGAGAAGGGGTTTTACCGCCAAGCTTCGAGTACAAGCCCGAAAAGCTTCCCGTAATATAGAGGAACGCGGACTACGATGCACACCTTTTAACCATTAAAGAAAAGCCCTGCTTAGCTTAGAGATTGTTTTCCTGTTTTAATATTTACCTAAAAAGTTAATGATACCATTAAGAGGTGGATGAGCAAAGTGGTGTTAAAAGTTGGTGTTGAAATTACTATAACATGTGTTAATAAAGAGGTAGCGGACATCCTATTAGGGGCTATAAACCCTGACAACCTGAAGGCGCCTCCACCCCTTAAAGTGGAGGGCGAAGTTTCAGGTAGAAGTTTAATCATGCATGTTAAACATGCAGACCTCGGAACGATTATATCAACTATAGACGACCTTTTAGTTAACTTGAAGTTAGCAGAAAGCGTTTTAACCTTACGCTCAAAAAGTAGTCGAGCGTGAACAGCGTGCGGTTTAGGCTTAAGGCCTCCATAGAATTTAGCACGCCTATCGAATCTGCTAAGAACGAGATTAATGAGGCTTTAAATCTGGCAAGCCCTCTCCTCACCAAAGGAACGCCGAAGGGGAAGGAGGGTGAGGGAGCTAAACTAGTTAACTGGTTACTAGCTGAAAATAAGCTAAAACTGGAGTTAGAGTCAGGGAGGTACGTTAGAGCGCATGATGCCCTCCTAAGGCTTAAAAAATACCTCGCAGAGCGCTTGGGTAGTAGATTAAAAGTTGGAGTTCGCGGTCTTATAATTGACGAGTATGAAATATCCATACCCAGAGATGAGGTTGCTCCAAGCGTAGATGCGCAAAAAATCATAGGAGCCACGGGTACTGTAATATTAAAAGACTCGTTCTTGGTCTTAACGTTCCAAGAGTTAACGGAACGAGATATTCTAGATAGAGTTATTGATCGTGCGCTTAAACTATTAATACGTCCTAAGGTTGTACCATTAACACCTAAGGCAACTTTAGTGAGCTTTGGATACGTGTTAAAGTCTTCTCCGCCTAAGTCGATAAAATTTAGAGAGGAAGTTTCTGTAGTTGCTGAAAAGCTTGGCTGGATCAAAAGATTCCCAGCTCGAGGACAATGGATACTGACAGCGCCCATTACGGCGCTTCTAAAGGCTATCAGAGATTTAATCACGAATAAGGTCTGTATACCGTTAGACTTTCAAGAATGGTTTTTCCCTCGATTACTGCCTTTTTCGGTTTTAGAGAAGCTATCAACTTACGTAGAACATCTACCTGAAGGCATGTTTTACGTTTGTACGCCGCCTAGAGATCCTGAAGCTTTCGAAGAGTTTAAAAAGGAATACGCTCTTAGAAGAATCTTACGAACCGACCTTTTAAAATCGATACTACCTCCACCATCATATGTATTAGATGCCGTTCAATGCCCACCCTTTTATCAATTCTTCAGTGGTGAGCTTGTTAGAGCGGAATCCCTACCCATAAAGGTATTTGACTGCATGGGTGGATGGACCTGGAGAAATGAGGCTGGAGGAGTGGAAGGGCTAGCCAGAACTAATGAATTCTGGCGGATGGAGATGGTTTACCTCGGTACCCCTGACCAAGTTGTAGAAATAAGAGATAAAATAGTGGAGGCTACGATTGAGCTGGTGAATAAAGATTTAGAGCTCGAATGGAGGCTAACGGTCGGAGCCCCTTTCTACTTAGCCCCCGAAGAAGCTAAGAAGAGAACCATAGACATATCGTCATCAAAGTCGATACCGGCTCTAGATATAGAATGCTACTTACCATACAGAGGACCAAGAGAACAAAGTGAATGGCTGGAAATAAGTTCATGTAACATACATATGCAACATTACGTTAAAGCCTTTAAGATAAGGGAGGTTAAAGGAAAGGAACTATGGACTGGGTGTACAGGTCACGGTTTAACGCGCTGGGCCACAGCCATATTAGCGCAATATGGCTTCGACTTTGATGAATGGCCTAAAACGCTACGAAACACCATAAAGAAACTACCTCAACCGATAAAGATTGTTACTTGGCCATGAAAGCTATATACCTTTAAATCTAGGAGCCTCATGTCAACTATAATAAAAAAAGTTTAAGTGGTTAGTCCATGAATTGAAGATGATAGTTCAAGTTACGCTTAACACTTTACTCAAGCCTCTTTGAAATAGCCTAAGGTTTACACGTTTCTACTGGGTCTTCAGCGAAAACAGCCGATCTTGAACCTAACCTTCTTCTTAAATTCTCCAGCAGAAGTAGAGACTAGGTTTAATGGTTCAACTTACATTCCTAGTGGAGTTTCAAATGGAAAAAGGCTTAACCGGTTAAATTTAAAACCAGCGTTTGACACTACGTAGTTAATATAATCCAGCACCACTTTAGCTCTGCTGTCAGTTAACCCTATGAGGAGATATGGATATAGCCGAGCACGATGGTAAAAGTTAATATCCTAGCTTATTTCTTAGCGTTAAGGTGGCCTTAATGGTTTTAATAGGCTTCATAAATCTAATTACAAAGAGGCTATAAAACTTGTCCGGGTCATTTAGTAGGAAATTAGTAAAGGCTATGGTTAAGGCACGCTTTAAAGTACTGGCCCCTACCGCCTTCGCGCTTACCGAGGTGGGTGAGGTTTTCGCGTCTTCTCCTGACAAGTTGATAAAGCGGACGCTGTGGGTTAACTTTTTCACGCTTACTGGTGATATTTCCCAGCAACACATAAAATTGTTATTTCAAATAGATAAGGTTGAAGACGGAAAGGCGTACACTATTTTTAAGGGACATGACTTAACAAGGGACTATTTAAGGAGTCTAATTAGACGGGGGTGCTCAAAGATTGATGGTATATTCGACGTCCTCACTAAGGATGGTTTTCTGCTAAGGGTAACGATAATGGCTATAACTCAAAAACGAGTAAAAAGTTCTCAAGAAAAAGCCATTAGGAAGATTATGCGCGAAGTTGTTGAACAAAAATCAGCCAAGCTAAACTTCGATGAATTTGTCAGAGAAATGATTTTAGGGAAAGTGGCCTCTGAAGCGTTTAATACCGCTAAAAAAATTTGTCCTTTACGCAGAGTTGAAGTACGTAAATCAAAGTTACTTCTAAAAGGAGAAGGTAAATGAGAGTGAAAGTTAGCTCTCAACCTAGGAGGATCGCTAAGCCCACATTAAGCTACCTTGTTAACATTAAAAGTCGAAAGCGGTGCGAACGAAGTAGCTACGGTTAAGGCTTATGGGGGGTGGGGATACAGTAAAAGCAAATTCTTATCGACTCTGACGCGAGGTTTAAAATAGGAGTATCTAATGAAAATTAAGGAATACTTGAAGCTTCTTAGGGAGGTTTACGTTGGATTTTCTTAATATTAAGGTTCTTTAAGTATTTACACGAGTAATAATAAGGACCCTTATAGCTTCCGAATGATTTAAGGCCTTCACTGCGTAATTGCTTTCTTAGCTCGTTAGCTCTTTCAACGCTAATTTCTTTAGTCCTCTCTAAGTAGTTAATGACCTCTTCAGCCTCTTCGTTACTTTTACAACGTCTTAAGTAATCGATAGCGTCAGGGATTAGTGGAGGTCTATCCTCAAGTAGGTCTATTAGAGGATAACGCTTTGTTTCTTGCTTAATTTCTTCGTAGAGTTTTGGAAATTTCCGTTTAAACTCGTCTTCGTCCAGTTCCAGCACCTTACTGACCAGCCTTAACCCTAACCCTTTTTAGGTTAAGGGACCCTTAATAATTTGTCCCTATTTTTTTCTTACCGTCTTCCATACGTAGAAACTATGGTGATTACATCTCGATCATTTAGCACGTAGTCGGCATTTAATCTGCGCTTAGAGCGGGCATCGATTGCGAATAGAAATCCTTTGCTTAATTCTTCATGGATAATTCTTGCTAACTCCCTAACCGTAGTACCACGTGGAACAAGCAACGCATCCGGTAGCACGCTTCCCTCATGATTGGTCAGTTTTATAGGATCCGATACCGGGTATACTACGATCATATCAAGCAACTTGAAGTAAACTATATTCAACAGGTCTTGAACCCCTGTCCCTCCCCACCGCTTAAGAAATTTATTAATCCTGTCTAATGCTCGTTGTTGCTCATCAGTCAAGCGATTACTGATAACTGTGAAGCTGTTAGCGCCAGGATCATAAGCTATGAGCTTTTTCTCGGCAGCCCTTCTAAGCGCAAGTTCAATTTCTGCTGAGCAGGGTACCACGATAGCATCCTTAACCTCAGCTTTAAGTAGATCTATATTCTTTTCAGCTATTGAAACATCCGCTTTATTAGCTGCTATTATAATAGGCTTAGCGATCCTTCTTAACTCCCTAGAAAAGGAGAAAAAGTCATCTTCAACCCAACTACTTGGCTTTTTAATATCGACTCCAGCCTTTCTTAATGCTTGAACCACGTGACTTTTCTTTAAAGAAAGCCCGCTTAACCTTAGTGTTAAAACCTCGGTGAAATTCTCCTTTAAAACTTCAACCCTTCTTACTACTTGATTCCAGTCCCTTTTTACGATTCCCGCAATCCAAAAGGTTATTTCATCATCTATGAGCTTTACATCGTCTAAAGGATTACGAGACCCCGGTTCACAGGGTTTCCCTTCCTCGTCCGTGGAACCAGCGGCATCAACCACGTGGATTAAAGCATCCGCAGTCCTAAGTTCATCTAAGAACTTATTGCCAAGGCCTAACCCTTTATGTGCACCTGGAATAAGCCCTGCGACGTCCATCACCTTAACTGGGATATAACGTGTTCCGTTAATACAAAGGGAATTCTTAGGATTATCAGCGACATTAAGCTCCTTGCAGACGCAAGGAGCTTTCACGTAAGCTATACCCACATTAGGCTCAATTGTTGTGAACTGTCTATTCTCTATTTTAGCTGGAACCAGGGTAAGTGCTGAGAAAAGCGTCGTCTTACCGACATTAGTTTTACCCACAATACCTATGAGAGGAGTACCCATCCTTTTAATCACCTACCCGTTGTCCTTGCAGATAACGGCCCAGCTCTTATTATCAGCTCTTACTTACTACAGTCCTATTAACCTTGGTTTTAGGTCTATTGAAGCGAGTCGCGTATGGAGAGCTTAAGGGCTCGAAGTGAGCCTTAATACGCTCCTCTAGCTCTTTAAACCTTGCGTCATATTTTGCCCTTAATAGCTCCAGCGCCATCCATATCTGACACTGGAGGACAAGGCGTAGATCGTCGCAAGCCTCCTTTGTCATTTCTTTCCGTCGTTGCTCCTTCCCTTATTTTCTGCCAAAGCTCGTAGAAAGCTTCGACCATCGTCTTGCTTTCTGCCAGTACCTCCTCGTATGTCCTCTTAATCTCATTATATATAAGCTTAATGTCTTCCCAGTACACCAGTTTGCTTGGGTTGCTTAAGGGGCTCTTAAGTAGGAGAGCGTAGAGCCTCTTATGAGGATCTTAATACAAAAGGATGAGGTGCCACATACCATGTTGATGTTTGTAGCGATACATTAATTTATTGGGGGCCTTCCATGTTTATTAAGGTTTGACGGTTTTCTATCCTTAATCTTAACTTATATGTAAGGGTTTTCCATCATATGGTTGAAGGTCCCCCATAGGGGTCTATCCGAAATGGTTAAAGTTTTAGGTATAGAATGCACCGCCCATACGTACGGGGTCGGCATTGTAACTGATAGAGGGGAGATATTAGCAAACGTAAACGATACTTATGTACCATTAAAAGGAGGTATACATCCTAGAGATAGTGCTCAACACCATAGCTTAGTAGCCGTAAAGGTTTTAAAGCAAGCCTTAGCTGAAGCGAAGTCTTCATTAGAGGACATTGATGCGATAGCTGCTTCCTTCGGCCCAGGCTTTGGCCCGTGCCTTAGAACGGGATGTACGGTAGCTCGAGTCTTAGCATTATCGCTAGGTAAACCACTTATACGCGTTAACCACTGTATAGCGCACGTTGAGATCGGACGCTTACTAACAGGGGCTCGTGATCCACTAACCGTATACGTTTCCGGCGGAAACACTATGATTACAGCTTACGCGGAAGGCAGGTATAGGGTTTTTGGTGAGACACTAGATATAGCTTTAGGGAATTTTCTTGACGTCTTAGCACGTGAATTAGGACTTCCCCACCCAGGAGGACCGATAATAGAAAAGTTAGCTGAAAAGGGTAAACACTTACTTCCTTTACCCTACGTGGTTAAGGGTCAAGATGTTTCCTACTCCGGGCTTTTAACGGCAGCTAAGAGGAGGTTTAAGGAAAGAGGATCCATAGAAGATGTATGCTATAGTTCTCAGGAAGTAGCTTTCGACATGCTGGTTGAAGTAGCTGAAAGAGCTTTAGCGCATACCGAGAAGAAGGAGTTGCTATTAACCGGTGGGGTCGCGGCGAATAAACGCCTTCAAGAGAAGCTTAGCATCATAGCTAAGGAGCACGACGCCCTCTTCTTAGTAGTCCCTAAGCAGTATGCAGGTGATAATGGTGCTATGATAGCTTGGACGGGTGCTTTGGCGCACAAGTTTTGTATGAGTGATAATATTGAGGAAAGCTTCGTTCAGCCTAGGTGGAGGATCGATGAAGTCGAAGTTCCATGGAGAAAAGTCTAATGACGTAAAGGGGGGTTCTTTCCTATTAAAGAAGGGGGCTGAAGCTTACCTTTACCTTGAGGATTGGTACGGCTTAAAGGTAATCGCTAAGCGGAGGGTTATAAAAAGCTATAGAGTACCGTCGTTAGATTTAGAGTTAAGAAGATACCGCACAATCCATGAAGCCCAACTTATATCTTCAGCTAAGACATTAGGCATCCC carries:
- a CDS encoding redox-regulated ATPase YchF, which produces MGTPLIGIVGKTNVGKTTLFSALTLVPAKIENRQFTTIEPNVGIAYVKAPCVCKELNVADNPKNSLCINGTRYIPVKVMDVAGLIPGAHKGLGLGNKFLDELRTADALIHVVDAAGSTDEEGKPCEPGSRNPLDDVKLIDDEITFWIAGIVKRDWNQVVRRVEVLKENFTEVLTLRLSGLSLKKSHVVQALRKAGVDIKKPSSWVEDDFFSFSRELRRIAKPIIIAANKADVSIAEKNIDLLKAEVKDAIVVPCSAEIELALRRAAEKKLIAYDPGANSFTVISNRLTDEQQRALDRINKFLKRWGGTGVQDLLNIVYFKLLDMIVVYPVSDPIKLTNHEGSVLPDALLVPRGTTVRELARIIHEELSKGFLFAIDARSKRRLNADYVLNDRDVITIVSTYGRR
- the kae1 gene encoding KEOPS complex N(6)-L-threonylcarbamoyladenine synthase Kae1 → MKVPHRGLSEMVKVLGIECTAHTYGVGIVTDRGEILANVNDTYVPLKGGIHPRDSAQHHSLVAVKVLKQALAEAKSSLEDIDAIAASFGPGFGPCLRTGCTVARVLALSLGKPLIRVNHCIAHVEIGRLLTGARDPLTVYVSGGNTMITAYAEGRYRVFGETLDIALGNFLDVLARELGLPHPGGPIIEKLAEKGKHLLPLPYVVKGQDVSYSGLLTAAKRRFKERGSIEDVCYSSQEVAFDMLVEVAERALAHTEKKELLLTGGVAANKRLQEKLSIIAKEHDALFLVVPKQYAGDNGAMIAWTGALAHKFCMSDNIEESFVQPRWRIDEVEVPWRKV